In one Oryza glaberrima chromosome 2, OglaRS2, whole genome shotgun sequence genomic region, the following are encoded:
- the LOC127764162 gene encoding uncharacterized protein LOC127764162 encodes MRTEMLIRMQASSEKNGNAKAMKVAAAMAGVESVTLAGEGRNLLRVVGSGVDSNHLTSRLRRKVGHADIVELRTLNDTYPRGAAAGSYAATSTSGRLGSSNGGYYYSSQLSAGRGGAYSSGGHQLYGGGYDSPYYHQAPQHPYDGGYYPSPYGAAAVQHEYYTTSSNDDPNGCSIM; translated from the exons ATGAGG ACGGAGATGCTTATCAGGATGCAGGCGAGCTCGGAGAAGAATGGGAACGCCAAGGCcatgaaggtggcggcggcgatggccggcgtCGAGTCCGTGACGCTGGCCGGGGAAGGTCGGAACCTGCTGCGGGTGGTCGGCTCCGGCGTCGACTCCAACCACCTCaccagccgcctccgccggaaGGTCGGCCACGCCGACATCGTCGAGCTCCGCACCCTGAACGACACCTACCcacgtggcgccgccgccggcagctacgccgccacctccacgagCGGCCGCCTCGGCAGCAGCAACGGCGGTTACTACTACTCCTCCCAGCTCTccgccgggcgcggcggcgcctacAGCTCCGGCGGCCACCAGCTGTACGGCGGCGGCTACGACTCGCCGTACTACCACCAGGCGCCGCAGCATCCGTACGACGGCGGCTACTACCCGTCGCcgtacggcgccgccgcggtgcagCACGAGTACTACACGACGAGCAGCAACGACGATCCCAACGGCTGCTCCATCATGTAG
- the LOC127761283 gene encoding uncharacterized protein LOC127761283: protein MRVAPKVLVLVRDAAGYGAALADALRPTPGLTRESAPLELPLAKYGLDGEKASGELVNFSDFSGDPQVSFFVLPDYKPPVAACAMNEVLALVSSEAPSTLPTLIVPFMTRSPNYYHGAKTGQLATLHGAEIGATTEFTQMLVDGTTKLPQSLQVRSEPILCLLEMVRVLNIPTVILFASSGQHQGKSSTDVDLEVLQCVGDHLAKHINLEFSKETVLQRGIEKSPVFQEPWRELYR, encoded by the exons ATGCGGGTGGCACCCAaggtcctcgtcctcgtccgcgacgccgccggctacggcgccgccctcgccgacgcGCTCCGCCCAACGCCGGGGCTCACGAG GGAGTCCGCGCCCCTGGAGCTCCCCCTCGCCAAGTACGGCCTCGACGGGGAGAAGGCCTCCGGCGAGCTCGTGAACTTCTCCGATTTTAGTGGCGATCCGCAG GTGTCCTTTTTTGTCCTACCAGACTATAAGCCTCCTGTTGCAGCGTGTGCTATGAATGAGGTTTTAGCATTGGTTTCTTCAGAAGCTCCATCCACTCTGCCAACCCTCATTGTCCCATTTATGACAAGATCTCCAAACTATTATCATGGAGCAAAAACAGGACAGTTAGCTACACTCCATGGTGCTGAAATAGGAGCAACAACTGAGTTTACTCAGATGTTAGTTGACGGAACTACTAAACTTCCTCAATCTTTACAAGTGCGAAGTGAGCCAATACTCTGTTTGCTGGAAATGGTTCGTGTGTTGAATATACCGACAGTTATTCTTTTTGCATCCAGTGGACAGCACCAAGGAAAAAGCTCTACAGATGTGGACCTTGAG GTGCTGCAATGTGTAGGTGATCACTTGGCTAAGCACATCAACTTGGAGTTCAGCAAAGAAACTGTTCTTCAGAGGGGGATCGAAAAATCACCGGTCTTTCAGGAACCATGGCGTGAATTGTACCGGTGA
- the LOC127764064 gene encoding leucine-rich repeat extensin-like protein 3 translates to MASSSSSSSSKALLVFALLLAAAFVASAEQTHDDGDNPPESPDHEDPPPSPEYYDPPPSPDYYDPPPSPDYYDPPHSPDYYDPPPSPDYYDPPPSPYYGGGGGYGKPPPPPPCCPCKGV, encoded by the exons atggcgtcgtcctcctcgtcgtcgtcgtccaaggCTTTGCTTGTTTTCGCTCTCCTGCTCGCTGCTGCTTTCGTCGCCTCTGCCGAACAAACTC ATGACGACGGTGACAATCCGCCGGAGTCGCCGGACCACGAAGACCCACCGCCCTCCCCTGAATACTACGacccaccgccatcgccggacTACTATgacccgccgccgtccccggaTTACTACGACCCGCCGCACTCACCGGACTACTACGacccaccgccgtcaccggaCTACTACGacccgccaccgtcgccgtactacggcggaggcggtggatatggcaaaccaccgccgccgccgccatgctgcCCATGCAAGGGTGTCTAG
- the LOC127764298 gene encoding extensin-like, protein MAASSKLALLVFTLLLAAAAFIHVASAEETHDDHDGGDHDPSPSPPDHEDPSPSPPDHEDPPPPDHEDEPPPPSSPGKEDVCKGKGCCDWSGGDCKHYCDGYDDKSCCDDWSGDCHKCCSK, encoded by the exons ATGGCGGCATCGTCCAAGTTGGCTTTACTGGTGTTCACtctcctgctcgccgccgctgctttcATCCACGTCGCCTCCGCCGAAGAAACAC ATgacgatcacgacggcggcgatcacgacccgtcgccatcgccgccggaccACGAGgacccgtcgccgtcgccgccggaccacgaggacccgccgccgccggaccacGAGgacgaaccgccgccgccgtcgtctccgggGAAGGAGGACGTCTGCAAAGGCAAGGGGTGCTGCGACTGGTCCGGCGGCGACTGCAAGCACTACTGCGACGGATACGACGACAAATCCTGCTGCGACGACTGGTCCGGCGACTGCCACAAGTGCTGCTCCAAGTAG
- the LOC127763871 gene encoding uncharacterized protein LOC127763871, whose product MKKEIIIRISVKTEKCQKKAMKEAATVSGVQSVTLAGGDRNLLLVIGESVDTNKLTKKLKRKVGSGEIVELRTVDTFEAAAAMFPGGMIMPPAAPGSKDAAAARAMATTRASPYHYQPSPYGPYHQQQQWQPPYAMAPSPYAYPYQYHPSPMAMAGGGGGYGYGGSSYSRAVALSHPAIYSPLVEKHDYHPMNHSTTTKKKTTTTTTTTGAGTGRAAAAAAGGKTSKAVSRSRRHHESDSNACCIL is encoded by the exons ATGAAG AAGGAGATCATTATCAGGATTTCCGTGAAAACCGAAAAATGCCAGAAGAAGGCCATGAAAGAGGCTGCTACTGTCAGCG GGGTGCAGTCGGTGacgctggccggcggcgaccggaacCTGCTGCTGGTGATCGGCGAGAGCGTGGACACGAACAAGCTGACCAAGAAGCTCAAGAGGAAGGTGGGCTCCGGTGAGATCGTCGAGCTGAGGACCGTCGACACgttcgaggcggcggcggcgatgttcCCGGGCGGGATGAtcatgccgccggcggcgccggggagcaaggacgccgccgccgccagggcgatggcgacgacgcggGCGTCGCCGTACCACTACCAGCCGTCGCCGTACGGCCCgtaccaccagcagcagcagtggcagCCGCCGTACGCCATGGCGCCCAGCCCGTACGCGTACCCGTACCAGTACCACCCGTCGCCGAtggcgatggccggcggcggcggcggctacggctaCGGCGGCAGCAGCTACTCCCGTGCGGTGGCGCTCAGCCACCCGGCCATCTACTCGCCGCTGGTGGAGAAGCACGACTACCACCCCATGAaccactccaccaccaccaagaagaagaccaccaccaccaccaccaccaccggcgccggcaccggccgcgccgccgccgcagccgccggcggcaaGACCTCCAAGGCGGTgtcccgctcccgccgccaccacgagAGCGACAGCAACGCCTGCTGCATTCTCTAG
- the LOC127764195 gene encoding pentatricopeptide repeat-containing protein At5g65560-like, producing the protein MRATPPPPPRPPARAYPGTSPMGSSPALPRSTNPAALLAHLAAVLTSPDWFLNPSLPRLPALLAPSLPESLPAPLPVRLAAAAARAAAPSRHLLAVALPVVLRLHSLSPPPLRPLFDRPFASLLAHLSRFALAPLALRLFAHMHRHAPPAPAAPTYNAVIRSLCRRADLASALRYLSLMVRSGWRPDAYTFNSLIVGYCRTNQVDVARDLFDKMPLRGFAQDVVSYAALIEGFCETGRIDEAVELFGEMDQPDMHMYAALVKGLCKAGRGEEGLLMLRRMKELGWRPSTRAYAAVVDFRCRERKAKEAEEMLQEMFEKGLAPCVVTCTAVINAYCKEGRMSDALRVLELMKLRGCKPNVWTYNALVQGFCNEGKVHKAMALLNKMRACGVNPDAVTYNLLIRGQCIDGHIESAFRLLRLMEGDGLIADQYTYNALINALCKDGRTDQACSLSDSLETRGIKPNAVTFNSLINGLCKSGKVDIAWKFLEKMVSAGCTPDTYTYSSFIEHLCKMKGSQEGLSFIGEMLQKDVKPSTVNYTIVIHKLLKERNYGLVARTWGEMVSSGCNPDVVTYTTSMRAYCIEGRLNEAENVLMEMSKNGVTVDTMAYNTLMDGHASIGQTDHAVSILKQMTSVASVPNQFTYFILLRHLVRMRLVEDVLPLTPAGVWKAIELTDVFGLFDVMKKNEFLPNSGTYSSILEGFSEDGRTEEATSLVSLMKEDSISLNEDIYTALVTCFCKSKRYLDAWVLVCSMIQHGFIPHLMSYQHLLSGLICEGQTDKAKEIFMNSRWKDYSPDEIVWKVIIDGLIKKGHSDISREMIIMLERMNCRPSHQTYAMLTEELPDRE; encoded by the coding sequence ATGCgggcgacgccaccgccgccgccgcgtcccccgGCTCGCGCGTATCCAGGAACGTCTCCCATGGGCTCGTCTCCAGCCTTGCCGCGCTCCACCAACCCGGCGGCGCTCctcgcccacctcgccgccgtcctcacctCGCCCGACTGGTTCCTCAACCCTTCCCTGCCCCGCCTCCCCGCCCTGCTCGCGCCGTCCCTGCCCGAGTCGCTCCCCGCCCCGCTCcccgtccgcctcgccgccgcggcggccagggcggccgcgccgtcccgccacctcctcgccgtcgcgctcccggtcgtcctccgcctccactccctctcgcctccgccgctccgcccgctcTTCGACCGCCccttcgcctccctcctcgcccaccTCTCCCGCTTCGCCCTCGCGCCGCTCGCCCTCCGCCTCTTCGCCCACATGCACCGCCacgccccgccggcgccggccgcccccACCTACAACGCCGTCATCCGCTCCctctgccgccgcgccgacctCGCCAGCGCCCTGCGGTATCTCAGCCTCATGGTCCGCTCCGGCTGGCGCCCCGACGCCTACACGTTCAACTCCCTCATCGTAGGGTATTGCCGCACCAACCAGGTCGACGTTGCCCGCGACCTGTTCGACAAAATGCCCCTGAGAGGGTTCGCCCAGGACGTGGTCTCTTACGCCGCGCTGATTGAGGGGTTCTGTGAGACGGGGAGGATTGACGAGGCAGTGGAGTTGTTCGGGGAGATGGACCAGCCAGACATGCACATGTATGCAGCCTTAGTGAAGGGGTTGTGTAAGGCggggcggggggaggaggggctTCTCATGTTGCGTAGAATGAAGGAATTGGGGTGGCGGCCAAGCACCCGTGCTTATGCAGCTGTGGTTGATTTCCGGTGTAGGGAGCGTAAGGCCAAGGAAGCTGAGGAAATGCTTCAGGAGATGTTTGAAAAGGGATTGGCACCGTGTGTTGTGACATGCACTGCAGTGATAAATGCCTATTGTAAGGAGGGAAGGATGAGCGATGCATTGAGGGTGTTGGAGTTGATGAAGTTGAGGGGGTGCAAGCCGAATGTGTGGACATATAATGCATTGGTCCAAGGGTTCTGTAATGAAGGAAAGGTGCACAAGGCAATGGCTTTGTTGAACAAGATGAGAGCATGTGGAGTCAACCCAGATGCTGTGACATATAATTTGTTGATTCGGGGCCAATGCATTGATGGGCATATAGAGAGTGCTTTCCGATTGCTACGTTTGATGGAAGGAGATGGTTTAATTGCTGATCAGTACACATATAATGCGTTGATCAATGCTCTCTGCAAGGATGGAAGAACTGATCAAGCTTGCTCCCTTTCTGATAGTCTAGAAACTAGAGGCATAAAACCTAATGCCGTGACATTCAATTCCTTGATAAATGGGTTATGCAAGTCTGGTAAAGTTGACATTGCATGGAAATTTTTGGAAAAGATGGTTTCTGCAGGTTGCACACCCGATACTTACACATACAGTTCATTTATTGAACACCTATGCAAGATGAAGGGGTCACAAGAAGGTCTGTCCTTTATAGGGGAGATGCTACAAAAGGATGTGAAGCCCTCAACAGTCAATTATACAATTGTGATTCATAAGCTTTTAAAGGAGAGAAACTATGGATTGGTTGCGAGAACCTGGGGCGAAATGGTTTCATCGGGTTGCAATCCTGATGTAGTCACTTATACAACGTCTATGCGTGCTTACTGCATTGAAGGAAGACTAAATGAAGCAGAAAATGTTTTGATGGAGATGAGCAAAAATGGGGTCACTGTAGATACAATGGCATACAATACTCTGATGGATGGACATGCAAGTATTGGACAGACAGATCATGCAGTCTCAATCTTGAAACAAATGACAAGTGTTGCTTCTGTGCCAAACCAGTTTACTTATTTTATCTTGCTTAGACATCTTGTACGCATGAGATTAGTGGAGGATGTGTTGCCTTTGACCCCAGCTGGTGTGTGGAAAGCCATAGAGCTTACTGATGTCTTTGGGTTGTTTGATGTAATGAAGAAGAACGAATTTCTTCCTAATTCAGGAACTTATTCTTCCATTCTAGAGGGGTTTTCTGAAGATGGAAGAACGGAAGAGGCGACATCGTTAGTTTCTCTTATGAAAGAAGATAGTATATCTCTGAATGAAGACATCTATACTGCTCTCGTTACTTGTTTTTGCAAATCCAAAAGGTATTTGGATGCATGGGTGTTGGTTTGCTCTATGATTCAACATGGTTTTATACCACACTTGATGTCCTACCAACATCTGCTTTCTGGGCTTATTTGTGAAGGACAAACAGATAAGGCTAAAGAAATATTCATGAATTCTAGATGGAAAGACTATAGTCCCGATGAGATTGTGTGGAAAGTGATTATTGATGGCCTGATAAAAAAAGGTCACTCAGATATATCCCGTGAAATGATTATCATGTTAGAGCGTATGAACTGCAGACCAAGTCATCAAACCTATGCAATGCTGACTGAGGAATTACCTGACAGGGAATAA